AATCACCATATTGCTCTGCCATTTTGTTATAAGCCTCGTCGACTTCTTTCGCAGTCACTTTGTCACCATACTGCTCTTCAAATACATTACTAATAATCATTGACAATAGAACTTGTTGAGCTTGAGAGTTTGTTTTTACCTTCTCATAAAACTCAGACACAGTAATCGTGTTGCCTTTCATCGTAATGATATCTTTATCAGCTGCATTGGAACAAGCAGCGAGTGTTACCGCAGCAAAGAGTGTTACTGCTCCCGCGAGAATTTTTTTAGTTTGCTTCATTTAAAGACTCTCTCCTTTTTTTCGTTAACCCTTTCATTATAACACAAAAGCTTAAAAACTTCTTAAATTTCTGTATGTTTTAAGTCAACATTTTCCCTATTTTTTCTCAACATAAGGAGACCGTCACTCATGGAAACAAGACTAGCAGTCACATCTGGATTATCCAAAGTCGCATCGAATAAACGTTGCAATCCTTTGTAAATAGTGCGCTGCCCTCTTCTGACATCCTTGATGTCCTTGGCAACATCTCCTCCTTGGAAGATGTCATCCAAAATGATTAAACCGCCTACTTTGACCTTTTTCAAGACTTCTGGTAAAAATACAATATATTTTGATTTAGCAGAATCCATGAAAACAAAATCATATGTGTTATCTGGTAAAGTCGGAAGAATATCCATGGCTTCCCCTTCCAGCAATTCAATCTGCTGGCGCTGATCATATTTGGCAAAGTTTTCCTTTGCAAAGCCAATCATTTCTTCATTTCGATCAATCGTTGTAATCTTCGAATGCGGGCTATTATCAGCCATCAGTAACGCAGAGAAGCCAATAGCAGTTCCAATTTCTAAAATACGTTTAGGTTGGAGTGTCTGCATTAGTAAGCGGAAATAGGCTACCGTTTCATGAGGGATGACTGGAATATTTTCTTGACGAGCAAACTCTTCCAGTTCTTTCAAAAAACCTGTATTTTGCGCCTGACGTGTTCGCATAAAATCCACAATTTCTTCCTTGACAACTGGACGGCGCATATTGTGATTTGCGTTTTTACTATATGATTCGACCATAGAATCCATTATATCATAAGCCGACAAGATTTTCTTCCTCAACACACTAAAAGGTAGGTTTCCCCACCTTTTCTTTACATATTTTTGGCGTAATCAATTCGATACCCTAAATTTCCAGCTAGTTCTTGAAGTCGAACAAAAGTCGCTTGCTTACTGAAAAAGAGATAGTAACTATCCGTGTCCATATCCACTGCCCCTAGACAAAAGTTTTCATCAAGATATTTGCTATCAACGACTCTTGCCCATTCTGAAATAGAGGCAGCTGGATTTAATCCATCTGAATCCAATTTGAGAGAAATCCCTGCATTGCGGACTTGATGAAGACGGTCAAAAAAGTAGATAAAATCTTCAAGATTATCCTTATAATCACGCACACAAATATAATTAAAATGCTCTAGTAATTTTATCAAGATTAACCAAAGATTTTCCTTTTCAGACTCCCCAACACGGTCCAAGAAATCATCGAATGAATCTGGTTCTAGGATGCGTTCGATAGAGTCTAGAATCTGATTCGGATCACTAGCAAAAACCACATCTCTAAGTTGGAGAAATAGCTCCCTGTCACCATTTGACATGAGGTCCGCCAGTTCAAAAATGTCCTGTAGCTGTTCTTCCGTTAACATAATACCTCCATTATGAATTTGAAAAATCCCATCTTATATGCGGTGCTACTTGCTCTAAAAAATGGTAAATATCATTAAAATCTGCACCATCAAGCTTATTCAAATTGACGACTGCAAGTAGTGCTCCCTTATTTCCTACGATTCGCAAACGTTTCGACTGATAGCCACGATAGACAGGAGAAACGATGTATCGAATCTCCGCAATCTCTTCTAACGAATGGCGCTGATAGTCTCCTCCTGCTCTGCTTTGATATTCTAAATACTCCTCATTCAAGACAAAGACAGCTCCCTGTTTGCGCAAGAAATAAGCATATAATGCTGACGGAATATTCAGCAATAAATAACACAATCCTGAAACCACTGCTGGTTCCGGCTTTGTCATTAAGCCAATTCCAATCAAGACCAAACCAATACTGACTGCAACTGGTACCACAATCGAACGTTTATAGGAAATCATATTAGAGGTGCACACCTTTCTCAACGAGAGCTTCTAATTCTTCCAAACGAGCTTCAAATACCTTGAAAGCATCGTTGAGGTAATCTTCCTTGGTCATGTCTACACCAGCTTTTGCAATGACATTGAGTGAGTAGTCTGAGCTACCAGCCTTCAAGTAGTTAAGATAGTTTTCTTTGTCTTCTGGACTACCATTGACAATTTTGTTTGCAAGAGCTGATGCTGCCGCAAAACCTGTCGCATATTGATAGACATAGAAATTGTAATAGAAGTGTGGAATGCGAGCCCACTCAAACTGGATTTCTGGATTTTCTTCTGCAGAAAGTCCGTAGTATTTCTCGTTTGTCTGACCGTACAATTCATTGAGGAAATCAGCCGTCAAGACTTGACCTTCCTGGTCTGCCTTATAGATAGCCTGTTCAAACTCGGCAAATTGGGTCTGGCGGAAGACTGTACCACGGAAACCATCTAGATAGTGATTGAGAATAGCAAAGCGTTCCTTGTCATCTTCTACTTCTGCCAAGAGTTTTTCTGTCAAAAGATTTTCATTGGTCGTTGAAGCAATTTCAGCCAAGAATAGGGAATAATGTCCATAGACATAGGGTTGAGTCTTACGAGTCAACATAGAATGGAGAGAATGCCCTGTTTCATGGATAAGAGTGTACATGTTATCCAAGTTATCCTGCCAGTTGAGAAGCATGAAGGCGTTGGTGTCGTAAGCACCTCCTGAGTATGCTCCTGAGCGTTTTCCTTCATTAACGTGGACATCAATCCAGCGGTTTTCGAAGGCTTCTTTTACAATAGCCGAATAATCCTCACCGAAAATTTCCAAGGTTTCTTGGCATTTCTTGAGTGCATCTTCATAAGAAATCTTGGTACTGAAATCTGACAATGGCGTGTACATATCATACATCTTCAAGTCATCAATACCCAAGAGTTTCTTACGCAAATTGATATAACGGTGCAAGAGCGGAAGGTGCTTGTTGACTGCCGCTACCAATGTATCGTAAACGGATTCTGGAATGAAATTAGCTGCAAGTGATGCGTGACGGGCTGAATCGTACTTCCGCAAACGAGCTTTCAGGTTATTGACCTTGACATTAGACTGCAAAGTCTTAGCATAGGTATGCTGGAACTGCTCGTAGGTACCGTACATAGCCTCATATGCTTCTTGGCGGACGTCACGGTTTTTAGACTCCATAAAGTGAATGTAGTTACCGTGTGAAAGGGGCACCAAGTGACCGTCCTCATCTGCGATTTCTGGGAAACGCAGGCTGGCATTGTCCAAGACTGAGAAGGTTTCAGCAGGTGATTCGAAAATCTCGCTGGTCGCTGCCAATACTTCTTCCACCTCTTGTGACAGGACATGGTCCTTAGCCGCTAAAAGTTTTTCAAATTGGTGGCTGTACTGAACAAGAGCTGGCTCCTCTGCCTTAAAGGCCTCCAACTGCTCTTCAGTAATGGCCATAAACTCAGGCTCATAGAAGGCAAAAGCCTGTGAAAAGACCGAATACAAGCCCATGGCTTTAGCTTGAAATTCCTGGTATTTGCCTTCACGAGTATCTTGGTCGTTCTTCATAGACGCATAGACATAGAGTTTTTCAATGCGACGCATAAGACCAAGTTGCGTTTCGCTGATTGTCAAAAGGCTCTTCGCTGAGTCGAGCAAGTGACCTGCAAATTCTTTTGTTTTTTCAGTTTCAGCTTGTAAATCTGCAAGTTCTGCTTCCCAGGCTTCATCTGTTGGGAAAATAGTGGTCAAGTCCCACTGGTATTTTTCTTCAATTTCGTAACGTTGTTTAGACATAATTAATCCTCCGTATCCTTTATTCTAACATAAAAAATCCCCTCTTTCCATAGGAAAGTGAGGGCTTATTGGTTACTATTCAACTGGAAAATAGTTTTTGGCATTCGCTATAGCAAGTCGCCACTAGGATAATAAAGTCTACAACCCTCACCAACAGTAGCATGACTAACATAAAATAACGAACATATTTTCAAAAGCAATATATACACCTCCATCAGCTATCTCTATTTACATTGGTTTTCTATAAATTATAGGTGGATATAGAACCTGTTTCTGCTTGTCTTCAATACTGTCGTAATGCTGGTCAAAATCCTGATAAACTAGGGTTAAATCTTTTTGTATTTGGGCAAAGCCAATGGCAGAGCGGGGTAGACGGATGTGGGGATACCATTCTTCTGCCGTCTTGGTTAGTAGATTTTCACCACGACCATAGGCTTCCGCCTGTAGGGCTAACCAATTGGGAGTTCTGTAATACAGCTGACGAGCAATGTAGCGAGGCAAATCCCTATCTAACGGGCAAGTAAGATGCGATAAAGCTTGCTTGGCAAATGGTAGACGCAATATTTCCAATAAATTTCCCTCGCCAAATGGAAAAACCTTTGTCAGACAGTGGACCTTACCTCGTAAGTCTTCATGAATAAGGTAACGAAGACGCAATTCTTTTTTCTCATCATCCAATTCCCAGAGGTGAAAACCCATGTTCATACTAAAAGAGAGGAATTGCTTGTGTAATTTGCTTAATCTTTCTTTTAACCATAGGCCTTTTCCCAACAGCCAGAGAACCTGAAGACCAGCTTCATGATAGGCTTGCGTCCTCACCTGCAAACGAGAAATGGGTAGACTGGAACACTGTACTTCCAAGGCTAAACGATCATTGACAAATAAATCAGCGACCTGCCCTATACTAGGCAGGCATTTTTCAAGTTCAACTTGTTCGGCATTGATTAACCAACTGTACAGACAAGACTTAAGGGACAGGTGCTGGGCCGACTCATTCTCGGAAAAGTAGTGGCAGTCCCGCAGGGTTACATGGGCAAAGTGCGAACGCAGAACTTTTCCGGATTTGTATCGGACCAGCCCTCCACAACCTGGACAAGAATAGCTACCTTGCGGCGCAGGATTTTCCAAGACATTAAAAACTTGTCCATCTTCATCAAGTGCAACTAACATAAAACCTCCTCTCTTTATTAGTTCGCAAAAAAACACCCAGCTATGCTGAGTGTTTGAATTTTCTTACCCAATCTGACTGCCGTTTGGCACAGATGGATCGACTGTTAAGAGTGTTAAATTGTCACCATGTTCGGCTGAGAGGATCATGCCCTGGCTGAGCAAGCCCATCATCTTACGTGGCTTAAGGTTGGCAACGATTTGGACTTTCTTACCGACCAACTCCTGCTCATTTGGATAGTACTTGGCGATACCAGACAGGATTTGACGGTCCTGACCATCACCTGCGTCCAGACGGAACTTGAGCAGCTTGTCAGAGCCCTCCACCTTGGCTACTTCCTTGACTTCGGCCACGCGGATTTCCACCTTGTCAAAGTCCTCGAACTTGATCGCGGCCTTCTCGTTTTTGAGTTCCACGTCAGCTGGATTCCACTCTTTTTCTTCCTCTGGGGAAATAGCAGAGCTACCACCCATTTGGGCTTGGATATAGGCGATTTCCTCTTCCATATCCAGACGTGGGAAGATAGGCGTACCTTTTGCAACCACTGTCAAACCAGCTGGAAGACCTGCAAAGTCAAGGTTTTCAAGGTCAAATGCTGTTCCCAAACCAAGCTGTTCCATAATGGCATTTGAAGTGGTCATCATGAATGGCTGAATGAGGTGCGCCACCACACGCAGACCTGCTGTTAAGTGAGCCATGACTGCTGCCAACTTGTCACGGTCCGCTTCGTCCTTAGCCAAGACCCAAGGTGCAGTTTCATCGATGTACTTGTTGGTACGGGAGATGATATTCCAAACAGCTTCCAAGGCGCGTGGGTAGTCAACAGCTTCCATATACTTGTGGTAGCTTGCCAAGTTGTCAGCTACAACTGCCGCCAAGTCCGCATCAAAATCTGTCACGTTGGCAACAAAAGTTGGTACCTGACCACCGAAATACTTGTTAATCATAGCAACTGTACGGTTGAGCAAGTTTCCAAGGTCGTTGGCCAGTTCGTAGTTAATACGACCAACGTAATCTTCTGGTGTGAAGGTTCCGTCAGAGCCAACTGGCAGACTACGCATGAGGTAGTAACGCAGTGGATCCAAGCCGAAACGCTCGACCAACATCTCTGGATAGACCACATTGCCCTTAGACTTAGACATCTTGCCATCTTTCATGACAAACCAGCCATGAGCAACCAAGCGGTCTGGCAACTTCATATCCAACATCATGAGCATGATTGGCCAGTAAATGGAGTGGAAACGAAGAATGTCCTTGCCAACCATGTGGTAAACTGTTCCATTCCAGAACTTGTCATAGTTGGCTGTTTCTTCCTGACCATAGCCCAAGGCAGTTGCGTAGTTGAGTAGGGCATCAATCCAGACATAGACAACATGCTTTGGATTGGACGGTACGGGCACGCCCCAGGTAAATGAAGTACGCGATACGGCCAAATCTTCCAAGCCTGGCTCGATGAAGTTTTTCATGATTTCATTGAGGCGGCCGTCTGGCTGGATAAAGTCTGGATGAGCATTGAAGAACTCGACCAACTTATCCTGATACTTGCTGAGGCGGAGGAAGTAGGACTCTTCTGACACCCAGGCAACCTCGTGACCGCTAGGAGCGATACCGCCTGTTACCTTGCCGTTTTCATCTCGGAAGACCTCTTCTAATTGGCTCTCGGTGAAGAATTCCTCGTCCGATACGGAGTACCAACCAGAATACTCTCCCAAGTAAATGTCGTCCTGCGCCAGCAATTTTTCAAAAACAGCCGCCACCACTTCCTCGTGGTAATCATCAGTCGTGCGGATAAATTTGTCGTAAGAGATGTCCAGCAAGTTCCAGAGTTCCTTAACGCCAACCGCCATGCCGTCAACGTAGGCTTGCGGAGTCAAACCTGCCTCTTTTGCCTTCTCCTCAATCTTCTGGCCATGCTCATCCAGCCCTGTCAGATAGAAGACCTCATGCCCCATAAGGCGTTTGTAACGAGCCAATACATCGCAGGCAATGGTTGTGTAGGCCGACCCGATGTGAAGTTTTCCAGACGGATAATAAATCGGTGTGGTAATGTAAAACGGTGTTTTTGTCATGTTTTTTTCCTTTCAAATTCAGAGCAAATGAAACCCTGTTATTGACAACATCCTATTTTATCATATTTTCAGCTAAATCACAAAGCGGTTCTAAATACAAGCCAAGTCGAAAGCTAATGTCTATCTTCTCTATAAAATTATAGTTTTGTTCTTGTCAATTGACGAAGAGCGAAAAACCGGTACCAGTTTGGAACTGTTTCCGGTGTTCTTATACAATATTGAGCTGTTCAAATACATTTTTCAAATCAGCTATCATTTCTCGATGAAAATCTAAATAATAGGTTTTCTGGTCAGAATCTGGTAATTTTTCAATATCAACTAAGATTGCTTGATAACGATGGAGAATTTTCTTACCAGCTTCTTTATCTATCTCGTCAATTTTACCAATACCTGCTGCTATTTCATCCAAACTGTCATATTTTGCAAGTACATCCTCTGTCCACTCACGCTTATCTTTGTTAAGTGTGACAATCTTTTCTGTCAGCCAGTCTTCATAACTTTCCTCTTCTGTCACTAGTGACTGGCTCGCAGTAGACTTAGACACTTGGGCAATTCTGCTTGAACGAAGGTAATTCCGATAAAACCAGACTGCAAATAGGATGGCTAGAATGATATTGACCGGGAAAACAAAGCTAAGGGCGAAGAGCACGGTCAGCCACAAAATCAACTTCACATTTCTTGCGTTTTTCTCTGCTCTCCTGTTCTTCTCTTCCCAATCATCCAATATAGACTGGGCTTGGGCAGTATAGGTTTCAACCAATTTTGCCAGCCGTAACTTTTTTTCTAGGTCATCTTCTAGTTCCATTGCCAGATAGGCTTGGTTGGCACGAGCCTTGGCTGCCTCATAGGTCTGGACAGTCGCCAAATATTCCGCACTGCTATTCATCTGATGAAGGATACGATTTGTTTCCCCTTTAATAAAAGTCCGATCTCTTGATGTTAATTTACGGTAAGGCATTGATTTGCTCCCTAAAAATTAGTTGTGTGCCATAATATACTAATTACTATAGAAGACGGTCATCAGATATACATTTTCTTCCTACCTCCTCACCCTCCTCTCCATCTCCTCCATATCATAGTCAAAAAGGAGGTCATGGTAGTCTGTAAAGAGCTCCAAACGTTTATCATCATCTAAAATAGCAATATCAACTCCCCGATCATCGTAGCAATGATAGATGATATTGTCCTGACTAGATAGGAAGAGAACGGAACTTGATAGATAGTTAAAACCTCCATGGTCGGCTTTGACAATCTCCCTCAACAAAGCCTTCAGGTCCTGGTCGGTAACTGGAAAGAGATAGCGCTCAAAGACTAGCACATCTCCCGTCAAATCCTCCACTTCTATCAACTCAGGCTCAGGAAGCTTGTCGAAGTTAAATTTCGATGAAAAATGCCAGAGGTAGGTGTCTATATCCCTATCTTCCTGTCGAAGGAGCGAAAGGAGCACATAGTCGTATTCTGAACTAGCCTGCTCAAAAAGTTCTACTGCACGTGCATAGGCTCTTTCAAGATAGATTGCTCTTGATAATTCTTCTGCTTCGTCTGCAGGCCCGATTTCAAATCTAAGAGCAAGAGGTGTGCCATAAAAGAATGGGCCCACTAGTCGATTATCTTTCAGTTGAAAGGACTTCAGCCATTGATTCAATTCCATATACTATTCTCCTTATATAGCTTTGTACTATTCTACCATATACTAGGAAATTAGGTCTAGTCTTATTTGGAAAAATGTGATAGAATAGTGAACTAGTAAAGTATCTAGTAAAAGGAGGTCCTATGAAAACCGAATTTATCAATGAGAAGGCTCAATCAGCTTTCAATCTCAACATCGTCACCTCTCCTATTGTAGCTATTATTTTGTTGCTAGTAGGAGATTCACTAGGAGCTGTTATTTTCACTCCAATAAGCTTTTTACTCCCATTTAGCGAGACCCTTTCTGTAAGTTTTGAACTATTCGCTTTCGCTTTTATCAGCCTGATGGTCATTTTATGGGCACGGTATATTGAAAAAAGCCCGTGGGTAGGACTTGGTTTTACTAAAAAAGGTGCGGGAAAAGATTTTCTACTCGGGTGGGGAATCGGAGCTGCAATGCTGACCACTTGTACACTCATCATGTGGGGATTAGGCGCGATTGAATTTACAAGCATCCAGTTCTCTACAAAATTAGTCGGAGAATTTATTATCCTTATCCTTGCCTGGTCTATCCAAGGTACGACAGAAGAAATTCTAACAAGAGGATGGATGTTCTCATCACTTTCCGCTAGACACAATATTCCTATCGGTATCATTGTTTCTTCCCTCTTCTTCACATTTCTCCACCTCGGAAACAATGCTATTTCACTCATTCCAATTTTGGATTTAACCCTATTTGCCGTTCTTGCCTGCCTCATTATGCTCAAAACTGGCAACATTTGGGTGATTGGTGGCTTACACGCTGCGTGGAACTGTTTCCAAGGGAATGTTTTTGCTTTCCCAGTCAGTGGCTCCGATGCTGGTCAAGCCTTTATTCAAATCGGTATCACTGGTCCTGAGTGGCTATCTGGTGGAAAGTTTGGCGTAGAGGGCTCCGTCATCAGCTTGCTTGTCCAAGAAATAATGATTTCCTGGTTGGTTTACGATCTCTATTTCAAGCCCAAAACAAACTCCCTATAATCATAAAAGACTGTTAGCTACTCTACAGCTGACAGTCTTTGTTTTTTCAATTTTTCGTAGAAAATAGTCCTAGATAAATGATAGTAAGGAGTCACAAAAAAAGATAACAGATGAAGGGTCAATAATTCTCCAATAAACCAACCTAAAAAGGATAAATCTAACCAGATACGTTGCCAATAGTTCCCTTTCATCAAGAAACGACTTTCCCTAAATACAGCCAGGGGACCAGTATAACTAGCATTATCCAAATGGTCATACAAGACAAAAACAACCTGTGAGTAGGTATAGTAGACAACAAGGTAACTAATCATTCCTAGCAGGAAAATCGGAGCCCCTATCTTCATTAATTGACTAGGCTGATGAACTGCCAGCTCTGCCATTGCCCCCGGAGATAAGACCATCAAACTACTCATTGTGAAGCCTTTAATAAATAAAGCAGCCCCTAGATTAGCTGGAAGTCCAGCTATAAAAAGAAGCAAATAATAATAAAGAAAAGTGGTACAGATAGGCTTCTTCCATTCTGTCTTTAGAAAGGAAAAACTATCTTTTAAAGAAAACTCCTGTCTATCCCCTCTCAACAATTCCAATAAATGAAAACAGGACAGACCGATGAACAGCTGTAACAACAGAGCGAAGCCTAACTCACCTAAATAGGTCAACCTGATCGAAGAAACCAATCGCCCTTCCACAAAAGCACTGTTTTGACGGAGCTCTAGAAATGTCAGTAGGCGAAAAATTGTTACTGGTACAGCATAAACAATAGATAGCAAAATGGAGGGCAAAAATAGTAGTGTTGTACCTCTTGTCCGCTCGCGAGTCATCATCGCTCTTGATACTATATCACTCGTCATCATCACAATTCCCCTCCAATTTTCTCTCCTTATTTATAAAGTCACGTCGCAAATATTCTATCAACATCGGACTACTTTACCATCCTACTATTAGTATAAAACTTTATCCATTAATTTTCCAGAACATCTCTTAAAAACAGGAAAATCCCTCCAAAATACGAAGGGATTCCTAATAATTTGTTATCTCCATACTCCCTAGGCTACTGTGGAAGAGATAACTGATTTATAAGTTGAAAACACCAATGGATTCTTGGCCTTCAAATCTTCATAAAATATAGTCTGACAAGTCCAATAGTATGGATATACGTAAAGTCCCAAAAACCCAAACGTCAAAAGAACTCCAATAAACCAGCCAACAAAAGATAAATCCAAGAGGAAACGGCGCCATTTATTCCCCTTCATCAACTGCCAGCTCTGACTGAAGAGTTTAAATGGTGAAGAATAGGTATTGTTTTCCAAATAATCATAGAGAAGAAAAGAGACCTGACTGAGCCCATATCCTACGAATAAACTACAAATAATCCCTACACATACCAGTATTAATCCTGTTTGAAAATAAGACGAACTGAAAAAAGCTGAAAAATCAGGCTGATAATCAATAGGAGCACCAAAGATGACAATAGTACTATAGAAAGCTAAACCTATCAATATCATTCCAAGAACAGCAGGGAAACTTGCTAAATACAAGACCAGCATTTTCAATAATGTCGTACTAAAAACTGGTAAAAAATTTTTCCCATCTAGTAAAGTGAAACACTCCGTAAAGCTAACCTTGGTTCTTTGCTTTCTCACCAGTCTTATTAGTTGAAAACAAGCTGTCACAATTAAACATTGTGCAATAAAATCAAATATGATTGACGGGCCAACAGAAATAAAATGATGAGTCCAAGTAACACCATCTTTCACAATAGTTGTGCCCCAGGAGAAAGTACCAGTTTGCCCCCAGATTTGTTTCAAGCCAAATTCTGCCACTCCTGACAGAAAAGAAATCAAAACAGGTGCCAAAAACAAGGTTATCATCCCATCTGTTTGTTCACGAATAACCGTTGCTTTAGCTCGAATATCGCTATTAGACATTGCGTTTTCCCTTCCATATATTTGTATCGTTATATATATTATACTATTTTATTTTTAAGTTTTCCATTATTTCTATAAAAAAATTGTACAAAAAATCCCTTCAAATAAAGAAGGGAAATCTATTATTTTGCTTCCGAATGACGATAGCCATAACAGAAGTAAATCAAAATTCCAACGACCAAGGATACTCCGAATGCTAACCAAGTATCTAAACTATACTGGAACATAAATGAAAGACAAATAATAATTGAGAGGATAGGTAACAAGGGAACAAGAGGTGTTTTAAATTGTCCATCTTTTGGCAAACCTTCGACTTGACGCAGACGAATAATACCCAACGCCAGCATGATCAAATAAGCTAAGGTACAGATATTGAGGAAGGAAGCAATACTTGCTAGTGGGAAAATACCTGCACAAATGGCTGCAAAAATCCCCACAAGAATGGTCGCATTCTTAGGAACCTTGCTTGTTTGTGTTAATCGACTCAATGATTTCGGTAGCAAACCATCACGACTGATGGAATAGACCATTCTCGACAAGGCGTAGGTCATCGAAATACATACTGTAATCAATGTTAGGATTGCTACAATAGAAATATAACTCGCTGCCCAATCCAATCCAACTTCTCGAAGTGCAAAAGCTACCGCATCTGCCACATTCAACTTAGTATAGTGAACCATACCAGTCAATACTAATGTCACTACAATATAAAGAATTGTTACAATGGATAGAGACAACACGATTCCCTTTGGTACATTCTTCTCAGGTTTTTTCACCTCATCAATCGCTAATGAAATAGACTCAAATCCCAGGAAGGCAAAGAACATGAGAGACGCTCCCGCCATAATTCCTGCCTGTCCACCATAAATGGCACCAAAACCAAAAGGAGAGAAGTTCGACCAGTTTTCTGGTTTGATAAAGAATAACCCTACTAAAATAAATAAAGCCAACGCTGAAAATTTCAAAACTACCAAGGCTGAATTGAAACGAAGAGCTGCCTTAGAATTAAGCAAGACCACTCCTACCACAAAAATCAAGACGAGAACTGGTAAGAGGTCTACATAGGTACCTGCAGCGGGGTTAAAAGTTCCATTCAGAGCTGTCGGCATAGCGATACCAAAATTAGCCAGGAGTCCTTTCAAATAAGCTCCCCAACCAGATGCAACACTCGATACAGCAGTCAAGAATTCCATGATTGTCAGCCAGCCAGCAATCCAGGCAGGAAATTCACCAAAAACCGAGTAGAGATAACCATAGGCACCACCGTTAGTCGGTATACGCGAGGCAAATTCTGCGTAAAACAAGGCTGTTAGTCCGACTGAAATTGCTGCAATAACAATTGAGATGATCAGAGCTGGCCCTGCATACTGGGCTGCTGCCAAACCAGTTACCGTAAAGATACCTGTTCCAACCATCGAACCGATACCTAAAAATATCAAATCAACTAAGCCTAAATGCCGACGCATTTGACTATGGCGACCGACTGCTTGTTTTTTTCTAAATAAACTCACAAAATACTCCTTCAGAATAAGAATAGGGATACTCGACAGAACAAGCTACGGATTCCTGTCAAAGAACCACAACGCCCCATTATACCATAAGTTGAAATATTTCGCATGGGTGACGACAAGCAAAAGAGCAAGGCTTTTCTACCTCACTCTTTCTTATGATTATTCTGGATTAACCTTAAAGTTTTTAAGATAATTTTTCTTATCTAACTGACCGCTAAAGTGATCTCCTACCTTGATAAATGGTAATCGATCTGTACTATCTTCCGTTGCTTTGACTTTGTAAATCTTGCCCTCAGACTCAATATAGTAGATTGTCGCACCGCCAATTATTTGACTCGCTAAAGCTTCTACTTTTCCACTGATAACCTCAGTCTGTTCACCAACTTCTCCATTTTCAGTCACCGTCAATCCTGAAAGGCTAGAAGCATCCGTTCCTGTGACTTGAGAAATTAAGAGCGCAATATCGTTGTTAACAGTAACCTGTTGATAATCTTCGGCATCAACAAGAGCGTATGATTTAACCAAGCCGGCATCATCTTTCAAGGATACTAAA
This region of Streptococcus suis genomic DNA includes:
- a CDS encoding amino acid permease, with protein sequence MSLFRKKQAVGRHSQMRRHLGLVDLIFLGIGSMVGTGIFTVTGLAAAQYAGPALIISIVIAAISVGLTALFYAEFASRIPTNGGAYGYLYSVFGEFPAWIAGWLTIMEFLTAVSSVASGWGAYLKGLLANFGIAMPTALNGTFNPAAGTYVDLLPVLVLIFVVGVVLLNSKAALRFNSALVVLKFSALALFILVGLFFIKPENWSNFSPFGFGAIYGGQAGIMAGASLMFFAFLGFESISLAIDEVKKPEKNVPKGIVLSLSIVTILYIVVTLVLTGMVHYTKLNVADAVAFALREVGLDWAASYISIVAILTLITVCISMTYALSRMVYSISRDGLLPKSLSRLTQTSKVPKNATILVGIFAAICAGIFPLASIASFLNICTLAYLIMLALGIIRLRQVEGLPKDGQFKTPLVPLLPILSIIICLSFMFQYSLDTWLAFGVSLVVGILIYFCYGYRHSEAK